The Planctomycetota bacterium DNA window ACACCGTCGGCGTCCTTGCTCGTCAGCAGGATTTCGCCGGCGCCCAGGTCCTCCACCTGTTTCGCCCACTCGACGAGCTCGAGGCCGGCCCGCCTGGTGCCGCCGGAGATGAGCACCTCGAAGCCGTTCTCGCCTTTCTCGGCGTCAATGGCCACCACGATGCGGTCGGGGCCGAACGTGTCGGCCGCCTCCTCGATGAGGTCGGGGTTGCGCACGGCGGCAGTGTTGATCGAGACCTTGGCGACGCCGAGGTCGAAGAGGGCCTTCATGTCGTCGAGCGAGCCGATGCCGCCGCCGACTGTGAAGGGCACGGTGACCGCCTTGACGACCTTCTTGACCCATTCGAGGCGGGTCTTGCGCTTCTCCACGGACGCGGCGATGTCGAGGAACACCACCTCGTCGGCCCCCTGCTGGCAGTAGGCGGCCGCGGCCTGCGCCGGGTCGCGCGCGTCGCGCAGATTCACGAACTTCACGCCCTT harbors:
- the hisF gene encoding imidazole glycerol phosphate synthase subunit HisF; amino-acid sequence: METAKVIPCLDIKDGRVVKGVKFVNLRDARDPAQAAAAYCQQGADEVVFLDIAASVEKRKTRLEWVKKVVKAVTVPFTVGGGIGSLDDMKALFDLGVAKVSINTAAVRNPDLIEEAADTFGPDRIVVAIDAEKGENGFEVLISGGTRRAGLELVEWAKQVEDLGAGEILLTSKDADGVQTGYDIPMTKAVADAVTIPVTASGGCGKLEHMAAVLLEGHATNVLAASVFHFGTLTVRQAKEYLKSQGIPVRL